In Panicum virgatum strain AP13 chromosome 5K, P.virgatum_v5, whole genome shotgun sequence, the genomic window GTCGACCATCTCAATACGGAAAAATTCCCCTTCAGTTACATCAGCAACAGGAGGGATATCTGGATGCCAGCGGTTATGGAGAGGGACCTTTTGCTCCCATGGGTGCTTCTTCACGTCTATGGGCACTACCAATCTTGGGGTAAGAGGAGCCATGTTTCGTTACAGTATTCTCAAGAGCTTCTACCCTCTGGAAGCTTTTTGCACCTTTATAAATGGATATGCATGTTGATGAGACTGTTCCCATGTAAAAACAAGAAGGTAAAAAGGAATCCCAACAAAACATTTTTCAAACAAACTTCCCCTCGGGAAACTCTATTTAATTTCTTCTTAATGCAATAATACGCCTGTGTATTATtcttgaaaaaaataatattctTTGTGATGGGAGATGCTTTAGATAGCCGAGTCACTATCAGGTAAGAAGTTTCTTGCTGGTCCCGCCCATTCCTATAGACTATCCAGAGTTAAGATGATGCTGAGATATTTTCTTGTACAATAGCAGTACCAACCAACTTGGCTTGTCTTATTCATTTGTGTTTTCCACAGGCTGGCTGCCCATCCTCTGCTTCACCTCCCGGACGGAACATGCAACACTTAGGTACTGGTGCACGTTTTGTCTTTGGCAATATTCCAACATAACTTGAATGTCCATTCCCCCACAACACTAGGGGTTGTTACCAAACAAAGTTTGCCTTCCTGCTAAACTGGACAATAGACGCAGGGAGAATTTGAAGCTGGCTTCTTTTAAGAATATCTGCAGCAAGCCAGTAGGTACGTAGAAATTTTATATTTGTTGCAAGAAGCAGGGTTAAGAAGTAATAATGCAGCAAACTACATTAGTATTTCACTTTTAGGAGTTATGGGCAGTACGTATAACTTTCCCATTACAGGATATAATTGTTGCCATTGCAACAGAGGGAATAAAAATTTCACTAGCGTATACAAAATACAGTTCACAAAATACTATTAATCCAAATCTCTATTCGGTGATTTGCTGGTACAGAACGAGTGTTAGAGACTCAATTGGTTTCCACAAAAAAATAAGCATTTTAACACTTAATTACCCATGCTATCACCAAAGCTGCTTCATCTTACTAGTCTTTTTACATGTCATAAAGTTTGTGCTCTCAACTTCCTAACATTGTGATCTAGTTGGTAGGGAAAGGAAGGGTGTGCTCTCTACATATCAGACCGAATCACAATGCACATTCCATCAAATATCTATAACTCAAATTTCTGACCTGTCACATGTTCTAACATCGCCCTAAGGCTACACTCAGCATTCTTTGTCGAACTCAATTTCTTCGCCCACTTTAGGTCCTCTTCAGCCTCCAGAGGCCATTTTAGGAGTCCAAGGAGGTCTATAATTCCAGTTCTCAAGACAGTATGAGTGATCTGACTCGCCTCGGAGTGAAACGAAGGGCATGTTTTTCTGCCAGGTACCGAATGCGCTAACCATTCAATGCTTCTCAAGAGCACAGTCCATTAATACCAGTCACCATACATCTCTTTATACAGTGCATCTTGGTTTCTTGAGTGCAAAGCAGAAAATTGAACATGTCACAACTCTTCACTCCTGCCAGCAGCCTGGTTCTTTCATATTAGATCATGGTTACTAAAGTGCTAGCTACATGCTTGTGTGTGATGTTATTTATTGAGTGGGAATGATGTGTATTTGTAATTGTAAGTTGGTAGCATCAGCATAAAAAAGACTCGATAACGTCATTATTGGTCCATTGTCATAATAGGCCTTCCCTGCTTATGTTTGCATGTGTATGTTTGGAGCGAGTGTATGACACTCGTTAGGTAGACACCATCCGAGCAAGAAAGCCACCCCAAACCCCTCACCTGAATTCTTTCTTCCTCTACCCTTTCTACTAAATACTCCAATGCAATCCATTTTTATAGTGGTGTGCTAGACTACGCATGATAATTATGTTTTTAGGAATCAATCAAACATTATTAAAACATATctactctccctccctctccataAACCGAAACCTACCTGAATCTGTCGTGGTGAGGAAAACCACAGCCAAGTGGCggagtgcacccgcctaatcctaagtgtaggatgtgctTGGGGGTAGTTaaggaatgctcgatctagaggcgcAAGAACACGaaagcacacaaggatttagagtggttcggaccgccggagcgtaataccctacgtccactgtgtgatgtattgcctGAGCTTGTGTGCAAGCTGGGGGAGGAGCTATGCCTGTCTCTGCATGTGTGAAAACTTATGGAACCTCGTGTCCGTGTGAACCTTGTGTCTGTGTgaacctgtgttctagcgggcgtgctcttccttttatatgtccaaggggagcacgtacactgagcggggccccgacaggtgggcccggcgatatATTTGATATTGTACACAGCGGAGCCTTAAATGctacagatccggagatcttgtcgtcggcttccgtgcgtagcttctgaccggggatggtcttgagctgtcctgtcggagtagagtctagcctctggagccgcgcgtcgaggtcatgatgaagcgccgaactactgactcagtccgctgtagcagcgtgcactgttgctccagttagtagctggtcatcatgactcgtcgcccatgcgcgcggcgctgagtctttaatgcttgccttggtaactgatgagccgcctcggtaactggcgatccacagtgtggactgacaaaagctgccccgtgcccagcggcagcagagcacacctcaaccactcgcacttaatgcgggtgggtgagggagcttccagcggaaggcttgcgcccgcgtctACGTGACATATAGCGGCttcggacccctcccgagcagctagctgagccgagagctcacgggggtccggatagtcacgtggaggtcccggacccatatgcgggagtccggatgacacgtggaggtcccgaacccacctgcgggggtccgggtccgcggccacaggtgctgagcatttccacctctgggacacgtggtgacatcggacccgtccccgagcgggaagcgggtccgggaccgttggtccggtgagatggagtcggaccccaggggtccggctgctcagctccttagggcgtagttacggataactacgcgagtcttggcacggtaggagtgggtaccccagttgcaccAACAGAgacccccgggcccgcctcgggagaggcaacgaacccgcaggtggggggcactactgtgagcaacttggctgcttctggcgcccagcggtgcgcgccgcaagggtcttgtcctgcgtcgtccatcctttgggtcacctgctgcatcatcacgtttggacctgcacatgactcaaggtagatgcttagtagcgtgcccacgggtcccaaatcctgttggctgtgatcctttgagatagacagctaggctcagtgaacggagctcaagggggcggcctttaggttaagagaaagtccggacatCCAGGTTCCCaatcctaggtactacggcactcattcacatgaggtggtgcgtgcaggcttagggtacggaatcaggctaagcggctacacggctccggacctccccggagaatgagtgcgcttccctgaacctgcaggttcgcaggggtccgaacccctctcttacatgaggggtctcgagctaagtcactagctagccaactcaattcggaccacaatgaccgcacaagagtaagaagccacgtgggggttagcgcaaatagaatgcgtagattgaaattggaatgtaacatccttagaggcgaactgagaataaacttttcctttataactagatgtacatgagatgtgcgatgtaagccagaacacgagTTTATGAGGCcagagctgtccggacctccgggcccccagtcttaggtactacggtactcgccctagggaggtagagcatgcaggcttagggtacagaacCAGGCTATGCGCTACATGGCTcaggacctccccggagggtgagtacgcttccctgaacctggttcgcagaggtccggacccctccacgggggaggctcatcggattggaccacacggaagtactacctagttacaaaggaaaatgctTTATTCCCCGCTGGGCCTCTAAGgataggacttacagagatgtagagtcgggggtgcgaccggagtcggcttaacgtcggagagagccaccagagtcggcttagtgcgacgGGAGTGGGCTTTCTGCCAGAgtgggcttggtgcgaccggagtcggctttccgccggagcgggcttggtgcgaccggagtcggctttccgccggagcgggcttcgtcacatgagtgaggtatgctgcgagctaggATTTGTTGAAGCTGTGCTCCCCCCCAAACCTGCTTGATGACGAGCTGGGAGAGCATGACCTGCTGTCGCCATCCTGCTGACGCGGGCGCTTGCCGCGCGAGTTCTGGCCCCCGGGCGCTCGCCATCTGAAACATGGTGATGCCGAGCCGATGATCAAGCGAAAGCCAAGCAGCCCCCTATCTgacgcgccaaatgtcgtggtgtgcaaacccacagccgggtggtgtagtgcacccgcctaaacccagagggtgagtcctcgggggtagctaggattagtccaatctagatgcaagaacacgatgaacacaacaggtttagagtggttcgggccgccggagcgtaataccctacgtccactgtgtgttgtattgcttatggtctcaagaggttgagaacgggattgttcggagtgaatccgagcttgtgttgtgtctggcTTTGCTTGGCCTGGCTTTACGtactcctcccttttatatctcaagggaggagtgtacatagccgttgggtccccgacagatgggcccagcgacgtagtataaaataacatactgtacagacattatggcgttgTAGGCGACTGAGACcttattcctggatttccttgctttgcccgtgggaatcttccgtccggcatagccatgccctgtcttgtcgaaacggcgccagggcgtaACTTGCGGCGTAGCTTGCCGTAGCCTGCCGCGTAgttgaacgggccgtgtagcttgcggcgtaggcggtatgatgaaagggtgccgtgtcatcgtatccatttaatgcggcagacgggctctgcgcagatgcggcgcatgcggctgcattgtgtacctcggtaatatgcggtctacagtgaggcctgacaaaagctgccccgcgtgccgcggcggtagagcacgcctcaaccacccacattgaatgcggtgggtgggcgagtcttccgctggaagactcgcgcccgcgcctacGCCTGCGGGACatgtggcgcccccggaccccgccccggcggtatattggttctacgcgcgtgggaggtccggacggacgcggggagaTCCCGGACctatatgggggggggggggtccgagccctcggccgTTGGCGTAGAGCTTCCCCTCcttagggacacgtggcgtcaccggacccgttcccagagcggggaacgagtccggggccgttggcccggtgaggtaagagccggacccctggggcccggctgctccgccctttAGGGCGTAAttatggatgactacgcgagtcctgccttactacagtaggagtgggtatccctgctacagggtaccgacagaatCCATCCATCCAACTTGGGGCCTCTATCTGAAACTGTTACAAGTTGGTCTAATATCTAACAAAGTGAATCTTACAAGTTAGGTAAATCTGTTATATCATTCATTCAAGGGATGACATGGTATTACTACTTTTGCTGGCCACAGGGATCGTAGTACCACTCTCCTTTAGTGACTTTGACGTGAATCACCACCCTAAATAAGAAAACTTTGAGAGAGCGAAATTAATTTACTTACATTACTCATAGCACAACTTTGTAGCaatatagaaaatatggcagCACTCGGGTGTCTCTATCCTCATACATGATGATTGCCTGACAAATTAAAGATCTACATTCTGGATTCCAGGCCACATACATAGATGATTAATTCTTGCAGGTTGGAACAATAAAGATGATTATTTATATGTATAAGTAGAAGGATACTCATCAATTTCTAGATCATATTCATCTCTAGGGTTCACTTCTACCACTTTGGTCTTGGATGACAGGAAGGTGTCCATCAGTTGAGCAGCTCAGAAGATCTGGAAGTCTTATCAATTTTGGTCCTGGTCTCCCTCTCAGGTGTTTTGGCCTTATATCCTACAATAGCAATTGAAATATTATGCATGTTAGTTTTAaacaaaagtattaatgtagaagAATGCCCATGATGGAAGAATATACTCTCTTGACTTCCTTGTTACTATTAAACCCTTGGAACTTTAAAAATAAAGTAATGCTATCAGCAGACTCATTGTATATACTTGGCTACTTTTGCTAACGAGTAGAGAAGGTAAAGTTCAATGTTGAAGTAGTAAGGAAATCTGGTCTGATCCTTACTGAAAATGATATGTTTTCTGCCTACTGTGACTGCTTCATGTAATATCCAGGAAGTAATATTTATAGGTAGTTCTAGTTTGATCTTAGCAGCAACTGTCAGGAGCAAGTTTGTTTTAGAATGTTTGAGTCTCTTGTATTACTGACTACAATATAAGAAATAATTTGGTGATACATGCCACTGAGGCACTAGCCAAGTGCTGTCAGGCTTTATTCACATGATCTACTTTCAACAAAATGTGTAAAAGTAATACAAATCTACTCATACTGAATAATCAATCCAGTGCACCTCCCACTTTTTTTTGAGACCAGTGCAGCTCCCACTTCAAGAAGTAATTTGGAACACATCAGTGACCTGATGTTTATTACAAAATTTAATCTCATCGGCATCAACATTGACCTGCTGTGATTAGTACAGCCTACTCATGAATCATGAACCATTGACCGCACAAGTACtaccttttttctctctctctaatAACACATATAGTACCAGCAGCTCATGTTAACTACTTAGATCCAACATCAGACAAAAGGCATAAGTCATCATATATAAATTGATTAGTTTAACTAATCTATTAAATTTTAGGAGAGGAAATTGGTGTTAGTCTGTTGAAGGCAAACCTGGTCGAATATTGCTGTAGGAATGGCAAGAGTTGCCACTGCATTAGGAGAATCTACTATTCCGGATATCCTACCCTCACATGGACAGCATGATAGTAAGAGATATACCTGTATAAAATCCCCAATCCCCGATGTTAAGATAATATTCACCTGCCATGATACTTCAAGATAACAGTTAGCTACCCTACTGCCTACCTGCTCCTTGGAGTACCCAAATTTGGAAAGGTACTCGATGGCATTCAGAACTGCACGTTTGTAGGCAACTGATGCGTCAAGGAAATGCTGCTTCCCAGACTCATCCACACTGATGCCCTCAAATACTAACCACTCTGAGAAACGTGGCTCGACAGGACCTATCTCAAAGATAGGATTCACATGTAGTGGTGTTGGACCAACTGGGGTCAAGTATTCTTTCATCCCACCTCTTATGATCTCACACCTATAAAGAATACAAGAGAGATTCTGTTAATTCTGAGAAGCTTGCAAGGGAACGTGAGTTTGCATAGACAGATTCTATTTATCAAACTGACACAGTCATTGCATCCAGCTGCATTAATTTGCATCGGCTGTAGGGTTCAGAACAGGCCACATCGCAAAAAACTAGTGGAGTGAGTTTTATCCCAAAAAATAATTCACTATGCTACAATATATGAACTAGAAATCATGAGCTATCTGAGAAGTCCCATGTGCAAGCATCTATGAAGATGACTCTTGCTAGTGTACTAATGGTACTAAAAAAATGACGGAATCTAATAATATGAAATTTTCCTACACTAGTGGATCTGATATTCTGATTTGACGCAATTGGTTGTTTGTTTCCATCATTAGAGGTCCACTGGATGAATATAAGATGTCAGACATGTTTATGAAACATAATGTAACGAGTAGTTTTGAAGTGTGAATAAGGACAAAATTTATTACTTGAGCTCAAGGAATCCGCTCATTTCAATTGCACCACAAAATGACACTTCACCATCGCCCTGGGAGAAGTGCATATCACCAGTACTAAGATTTGCTCCTTCAACAAATACTGGTAGATAAACTTTGGAACCTCTGCTTAGATTCTTTATGTCACAATTCCCACCATTCTCCCTTCCAGGAATAGTTCTGGCTGCTTCATTCGCCACTTTGTGCCATACAGCTGTCTCTTTCTGAATCTGAACAACATTGTATTAATTATGAGCATGGCACTTACAAACCAACAGGTAGCAAGACATAATTTAGATCTGCTAGACAATATCTGCATATAGAACTGCTTTACTGGTGCCATAggtcacaaaaaaaaattaatcatACAGATGCGATTCGACCATTTGCAGtttgaaaacataaatcttGAAGCGACACCATTAGTGGAGGTAGAGGTGGTTCATCATGCCTTTCCAAGTAAGCAGTTCTCAGGGGTCGGTAAATTAGCAAGGGGCCTTTGGTGTAGAACTTCACACACTTTAAGAGTCTCTGGACTTGTCTCAGCCAACTTTTTCTCCCTTTCATTCCATATATTAAGAAGTTCAACAGATGGTGCAGTTCCTACTATACCAGGATGAGTTAATCCTGGAAAACGAACACCTGGAACACAGAAAACAGAATTAGTGGCAGATCCAAAACTGCAAACCTTCACACCCAGCAATAAGAAGAAACTTAACCTGGTATCTGAGGGGAATATGCATAAATTCCTTCAAAATACCAAATGGCCTTTCTTGCGCTAGGAAAGTGGTCAGTTAAGAATCCACCTCCATTCTCCATTTCAAATATTGCAGTATAACCCCACTCATCACCAGGAAGTGGACCAAGGTTGCAGATCTCTACTGCAAGAAGATCACCAGGTGAAGCTGGAAGCCCTTCAGAATCAACTATTCTTAGGGGCCCACTAAGATAATGAGTCTGTAGATTTCTTTAGTCAGTTCTTCTCACCATGAAAGCAGTATAATAAAGTAAAACCAAATAAGATCTCCAACTGTAGCAAAATGTAAACTTACAATTGTGAGATCAAGGAATTTGATATCATCTGCAGAGTTGTCATCCCTAACCCGCCCTCCAGTCCAATCAACCATCTCAACGCGGAACAATTCTCCTTCAGTTACATCAGCAACAGGAGGGATATCTGGATGCCAGCGGTTATGGAGAGGAATCTTTTGCTCCCATGGCTGCTTTTTCACATCTATGGGCACTACCACTCTTGGAGTCAGAGGAGCCATGTTTCGTAACAGTATCTCCTCAAGAGCTTCGCCCAGTTGGAAGCTTTGTGCACCTTTATGATGGTAAGATATACATATTGATGAGTCATGCTAAAAGATAAAGACAATAAGACGAAAAAGAATCTCAGGAAAATATGGTTTCAAACATAAATCTGCTTTGGAAGAACACTGCAATATGAGCAGTGGATCCagttaatatttttaaataagtAACCAATGACACGGACTCACCTGGCAACAATATCATGTGTTTGGAGCTTCTTTACATAACTGAGTCACCATCAGATAAGAAGTTTCTTTCTGGTCCCGCACTACTCCGTAGACCATGAAGAGCTAGGATGGTAGATATTTTCTTGTTCCACAGCAGTACCAAGTACCTACCAACTTGGGTTGTCTTATTCATTTGTTTTTTCTTCAGACCAGAACAGGCAACACTTATGCTACTGATGCACAAAGTTAGCGTCTTTTAGGCAATATTCTAACACAAACTGAAACTCCATCCCCACAAGACCACAAGTCCACAACACTAGCCAGTAGGGCCTGTCAATAAACCAAAGTTTGCCTTCCTGCTAAACTGACCAAGACCATAGAAGCAGGGATGATTCAATGGTGTCATCTTTAGCACAAAATCTAAACTTGCTAGTAGGTAGCTAGAATTTTATATTCGTCAGCAAGCTAATTGTAACCATTTAAGAGCGATGGACAGTGCTGCAAAACTTTCCTATTCCAGGATAAACTATTTGAGCAGAGAGCCGTAGGAACACaagtttttctctctcttttttgcgAGAAGGAACACAAGTTTTTAACTGGGTGTAGGAAATACATTTAACAGAGTATTATTGGTCCAAATCTGTATCTAGCATATTGCTGTTAGAACTTGGAAAGAATGAAGAATTGCATAGGTGAGAGCAAAAGACTAATTTGATTTCCCCCAAAATTACCATGTTTCTACGACAACACTTAATTACATGTACTATCACCAAAGCTGTTCACCTTACTAACCTTTTACATGTCATAAAATTCGTACTCCAGTTTGAAACATCAGTGATCTA contains:
- the LOC120710187 gene encoding pentatricopeptide repeat-containing protein At5g48910-like, producing the protein MAEPAGLPPPLRPSSAPSPPAVARALHAINTCTSPAALGPMRGGILRDPALLRSTTVVSAFFLACGRLRSLDPALALFASLPRPHVFVFNSLLRSLPPAPACSPLPLFRRFLGLGVRPNRYTFPLILTSLFSLRDLTVVHSQVAKSGFARGAHVQNVLLARYAACDPVLAHAEKLFDEMPCPDVVAWTTVITAYRNRGRSFQALSAFRRMSAASVAPNRVTMVSALGACAAHGAINTGVWIHRYVQKQGWELDVVLGTALVDMYGKCGHIAEGVRVFSEMAERNVYTWNSIIGALALAQDGETALQWFFQMEADGVRPDAVTLICVLCACAHAGFVDIGKKIFNLIVQGKYGFRPGIKHFGCMVDLLSRSGHLDDAFRLVETMPSQPNAAIWGLLLRGCKAHGDAVLSEHVTMRLVELEPENASHYVLLANLYAGTGRWLEAEEVLKWMKKKGLVKDAGWSLKMLEDSSSTYISDGDLMECALHDSSICISYHHKGAQSFQLGEALEEILLRNMAPLTPRVVVPIDVKKQPWEQKIPLHNRWHPDIPPVADVTEGELFRVEMVDWTGGRVRDDNSADDIKFLDLTITHYLSGPLRIVDSEGLPASPGDLLAVEICNLGPLPGDEWGYTAIFEMENGGGFLTDHFPSARKAIWYFEGIYAYSPQIPGVRFPGLTHPGIVGTAPSVELLNIWNEREKKLAETSPETLKVCEVLHQRPLANLPTPENCLLGKIQKETAVWHKVANEAARTIPGRENGGNCDIKNLSRGSKVYLPVFVEGANLSTGDMHFSQGDGEVSFCGAIEMSGFLELKCEIIRGGMKEYLTPVGPTPLHVNPIFEIGPVEPRFSEWLVFEGISVDESGKQHFLDASVAYKRAVLNAIEYLSKFGYSKEQVYLLLSCCPCEGRISGIVDSPNAVATLAIPTAIFDQDIRPKHLRGRPGPKLIRLPDLLSCSTDGHLPVIQDQSGRSEP